Proteins encoded by one window of Dietzia sp. B32:
- a CDS encoding WhiB family transcriptional regulator, with the protein MTVDRQSRTVAGPELALVDLGVSGLFVEDEQESWQERALCAQTDPEAFFPEKGGSTREAKKICTGCEVKAECLEYALANDERFGIWGGLSERERRRIKRDAVM; encoded by the coding sequence ATGACCGTGGATCGACAGTCACGCACCGTCGCGGGACCCGAGCTGGCCCTGGTCGACCTCGGTGTCTCCGGCCTGTTCGTCGAGGACGAGCAGGAGAGCTGGCAGGAACGGGCTCTCTGCGCGCAGACCGATCCGGAGGCGTTCTTCCCGGAGAAGGGCGGCTCGACCCGCGAGGCCAAGAAGATCTGCACCGGCTGCGAGGTCAAGGCCGAGTGCCTCGAGTACGCGCTGGCCAACGACGAACGGTTCGGCATCTGGGGCGGGCTGTCCGAGCGCGAGCGGCGACGCATCAAGCGCGACGCCGTCATGTGA
- the cofD gene encoding 2-phospho-L-lactate transferase encodes MKICVLAGGVGGARFLLGARRLLGLDDESARARSEHRIDAVVNVGDDAWMHGVRICPDLDTCMYTLGGGIDPERGWGHAGETWNCRDELAAYGVQPDWFGLGDKDLATHLVRTQMLGAGYRLTDVTEALSTRWSPGVRLLPVTDDRCETHVVVTGSTPDATGNGPEADGSGPRAIHFQEWWVKHKAQLPASAFVQIGADAAAPTPETLEAISTADLVVVAPSNPVVSVGAILAVPGIRAALRSTPAPVVGISPVIGGAVLRGMADACLTAIGVETSATAVARHYGARSGTGLLDGWLVAPGDAPTDGSGAADGVAIREVPLLMTDPDATADMVAAAIDLAGLEVPGRTDR; translated from the coding sequence GTGAAGATCTGTGTTCTGGCCGGCGGCGTCGGTGGCGCCCGTTTCCTGCTCGGCGCCCGCCGGCTACTCGGACTGGACGACGAGTCCGCCCGTGCACGCTCGGAGCATCGTATCGACGCGGTGGTCAACGTCGGCGACGACGCCTGGATGCACGGGGTCCGCATCTGCCCCGACCTCGACACCTGCATGTACACCCTCGGCGGCGGCATCGACCCCGAACGAGGCTGGGGCCACGCCGGTGAGACGTGGAACTGTCGGGACGAGCTCGCGGCCTACGGCGTGCAGCCCGACTGGTTCGGCCTGGGCGACAAGGACCTGGCCACCCACCTCGTGCGGACGCAGATGCTCGGCGCGGGGTACCGCCTCACCGACGTCACCGAGGCGCTGTCCACCCGCTGGTCCCCCGGCGTGCGCCTGCTGCCCGTGACCGACGACCGCTGCGAGACGCACGTCGTGGTGACCGGCAGCACCCCCGACGCGACGGGGAACGGCCCGGAGGCGGACGGGTCCGGCCCGCGGGCGATCCACTTCCAGGAGTGGTGGGTCAAGCACAAGGCCCAACTGCCGGCCTCGGCGTTCGTACAGATCGGGGCCGATGCCGCCGCGCCGACCCCCGAGACCCTCGAGGCCATCTCCACGGCGGACCTCGTCGTCGTCGCCCCCTCCAACCCCGTGGTCTCCGTCGGCGCGATCCTCGCGGTCCCCGGGATCCGCGCCGCGCTGCGGTCCACCCCGGCCCCCGTGGTGGGCATCAGCCCCGTGATCGGCGGGGCGGTGCTGCGCGGCATGGCGGACGCGTGCCTCACGGCGATCGGCGTGGAGACCTCCGCGACGGCCGTGGCGCGCCACTACGGCGCCCGCTCCGGCACCGGCCTGCTGGACGGCTGGCTCGTGGCTCCGGGCGACGCGCCCACCGACGGCTCGGGCGCTGCCGACGGTGTCGCGATCCGGGAGGTCCCGCTGCTCATGACCGATCCCGACGCCACCGCGGACATGGTCGCCGCCGCGATCGACCTGGCCGGCCTCGAGGTCCCCGGCCGGACCGACCGATGA
- a CDS encoding coenzyme F420-0:L-glutamate ligase → MTDGALPEIRRWTVEHAAPADVVMWAPDGLPEFRPGDDLARILADALTADPHGLVDGDVVVLTSKVLSKTEGRIVPAPTDPDERDALRRRLVDAESVRVVARVNRTLITENRLGIVQAAAGVDGSNVEARELALLPEDPDASAASLARDLRRLTGARLAVVVTDTMGRAWRTGQIDMAIGAAGLRVSVGYDGAVDRQGNELLVTDVAVADEIASAADLVKGKLGARPVAVVRGVAHLLLDDDGDDDDDDDVNVPRRARDLVRDGSADLFRLGTAEAVAQGRREAVPARRSVRRFSDESVDADLLAGAVADALTAPAPHHSTPIRFVRVSGDARARLLDALRADWERDLRADGHSGEILGRRLGRGDLLRTCPELILPFVDDSAGAHDYPDARRAACEETMFTVAGGAAVQSLLVALAARGLGSCWVGSTIFAAETTRRELGLPASWRPLGAVAVGVPADPVPPREPRPAGDAYLTIE, encoded by the coding sequence ATGACCGACGGCGCGCTCCCCGAGATCCGTCGCTGGACCGTCGAGCACGCCGCGCCCGCGGACGTGGTCATGTGGGCCCCCGACGGACTGCCCGAGTTCCGGCCCGGTGACGACCTGGCGCGGATCCTCGCCGACGCGCTCACCGCCGACCCGCACGGCCTCGTCGACGGCGACGTGGTGGTGTTGACCTCCAAGGTCCTGTCCAAGACCGAGGGGCGGATCGTGCCCGCCCCCACCGACCCGGACGAGCGTGACGCCCTGCGCCGACGGCTCGTGGACGCCGAGTCGGTCCGCGTGGTGGCGCGCGTCAACCGCACGCTCATCACGGAGAACCGGCTGGGGATCGTCCAGGCCGCCGCCGGGGTCGACGGATCCAACGTCGAGGCCCGCGAGCTCGCCCTGCTGCCCGAGGACCCCGACGCCTCCGCCGCCTCCCTCGCCCGCGACCTGCGCCGCCTCACGGGCGCGCGCCTCGCCGTCGTCGTCACCGACACCATGGGACGGGCCTGGCGCACCGGCCAGATCGACATGGCCATCGGCGCCGCCGGGCTGCGGGTGTCGGTGGGCTACGACGGCGCCGTGGACCGCCAGGGCAACGAACTGCTGGTGACCGACGTGGCCGTGGCCGACGAGATCGCCTCGGCCGCGGACCTGGTCAAGGGCAAGCTCGGGGCCCGACCGGTCGCCGTGGTGCGCGGGGTGGCGCACCTGCTGCTGGACGACGATGGCGACGACGACGACGACGACGACGTGAACGTCCCCCGGCGGGCCCGCGACCTGGTCAGGGACGGCTCCGCCGATCTGTTCCGGTTGGGCACCGCCGAAGCCGTGGCGCAGGGGCGGCGGGAGGCCGTGCCCGCCCGCCGCTCGGTGCGACGGTTCTCCGACGAGTCCGTCGACGCGGACCTGCTGGCCGGAGCCGTGGCGGACGCGCTGACCGCCCCCGCGCCGCACCACAGCACGCCGATCCGCTTCGTCCGCGTCTCGGGCGACGCCCGCGCGCGGCTGCTGGACGCCCTCCGCGCGGACTGGGAGCGCGACCTGCGCGCCGACGGGCACTCCGGCGAGATCCTGGGCCGCCGACTCGGGCGCGGCGATCTGCTGCGCACCTGCCCGGAACTGATCCTGCCGTTCGTCGACGACTCCGCCGGCGCGCACGACTACCCGGACGCCCGGCGGGCCGCCTGCGAGGAGACGATGTTCACCGTGGCCGGCGGCGCGGCGGTGCAGTCGCTGCTGGTGGCGCTGGCCGCGCGCGGCCTGGGCTCCTGCTGGGTGGGGTCGACGATCTTCGCCGCCGAGACCACCCGCCGCGAGCTCGGACTGCCGGCCTCGTGGCGACCACTCGGCGCGGTCGCGGTGGGCGTTCCGGCCGACCCGGTCCCGCCGCGGGAGCCGCGGCCGGCCGGGGACGCCTATCTGACGATCGAGTGA